The Bacteroidota bacterium genome window below encodes:
- a CDS encoding alkaline phosphatase D family protein: MKRVCSILLISILFTFSLYSQLSPLRSGPMVGYGQMTEIMLWVQTIKPSTVQYQYWESANPKLKMKSVPVKALEENSFIAKTAIAGLQPGKKFEFELMIDGKVVKRNYPLRFQTQPLWQWRTDPPDFSVAFGSCAYVNEPEVDRPGKPYGSDYGIFNTIASKSPDLFIWGGDNTYLREVDWDSRSGIIHRYTHTREIPEMQALLGSTHNYATWDDHDFGPNNADRTNRLKDVSLDVFKLFWANQTYGTDETKGVFGRFLWGDVEFFLLDDRYHRSPNDAPDDNKKTMFGTEQLQWLKDCLTNSSAPFKFVVNGNQVLNANGNYYEAMTQFTSEYQEMVSFIKKNNISGVMFLSGDRHLTELVVHNDSTFYPLYDFTSSALTSGMNSEISEKELKSSSRVEGTLVNDAHNFGMLRFTGHGKDRAVTMECYDLTGALRWSKTIKANELRAK, encoded by the coding sequence AAACAATAAAACCGTCGACAGTTCAATATCAATATTGGGAATCTGCCAATCCAAAATTAAAAATGAAAAGTGTGCCGGTAAAAGCATTGGAAGAGAATTCCTTCATTGCAAAAACAGCAATTGCAGGATTACAGCCGGGGAAAAAATTTGAGTTTGAACTGATGATTGACGGAAAAGTCGTTAAACGAAATTATCCCTTACGATTCCAAACGCAACCGTTATGGCAGTGGCGGACGGACCCACCCGATTTTTCGGTTGCCTTTGGATCATGTGCTTATGTGAACGAACCAGAAGTTGACCGCCCTGGAAAACCATACGGAAGCGACTATGGGATTTTTAATACCATTGCATCAAAGAGCCCAGACCTTTTTATTTGGGGCGGGGACAATACGTATCTTCGTGAAGTGGATTGGGATTCTCGGTCGGGAATCATTCATCGTTACACCCATACTCGTGAAATTCCTGAAATGCAGGCACTCTTGGGAAGCACACATAATTATGCAACATGGGACGATCATGATTTTGGACCAAATAATGCGGATAGAACAAACAGATTGAAAGACGTTTCTCTTGATGTATTCAAACTCTTTTGGGCAAATCAAACATATGGAACGGATGAAACCAAAGGAGTGTTCGGAAGATTTCTGTGGGGTGACGTTGAATTCTTTTTACTCGATGATCGGTACCATCGTTCTCCAAATGATGCACCGGACGACAATAAAAAGACAATGTTTGGCACTGAACAATTGCAATGGTTAAAGGATTGTTTAACAAACAGCTCGGCACCATTTAAATTCGTTGTGAATGGAAATCAGGTATTAAATGCCAACGGTAATTATTATGAAGCAATGACTCAGTTTACAAGCGAATATCAAGAGATGGTTTCCTTTATCAAAAAAAATAATATTTCAGGCGTTATGTTCCTCAGCGGGGACCGTCATCTTACTGAACTTGTAGTCCATAACGATAGCACCTTCTATCCTCTCTATGATTTCACAAGTTCGGCATTAACATCAGGAATGAATAGTGAGATAAGTGAAAAAGAATTAAAAAGTTCATCCCGCGTTGAAGGAACATTAGTAAACGATGCACATAATTTTGGTATGTTGCGCTTTACCGGACATGGAAAAGATCGCGCTGTTACGATGGAATGCTATGATCTTACTGGTGCATTGCGTTGGTCAAAAACTATTAAAGCAAACGAACTTCGTGCAAAATAA
- a CDS encoding response regulator has product MKEQKAKILIVEDEKKISALIRKGLEEDKYSVDDAFDGDKGEQLAKKQPYDLIILDIMLPKKDGIQVLDALRKEQIETPILMLTAKGTVEDRVKGLDTGADDYLVKPFAITELLARVRSLLRRKKGAEKSATTLTIADLTLDLVARKVIRSGKLIDLTSKEFSLLEYFIRNKNKTLNRSTITEHIWNYNFDTGTNIIDVYINHLRTKIDGGFQTKLLHTIRGVGYVLKDHA; this is encoded by the coding sequence ATGAAAGAACAAAAAGCAAAAATTCTCATTGTTGAGGATGAAAAAAAAATTTCTGCACTGATCCGCAAAGGATTGGAAGAGGATAAGTATTCGGTTGACGATGCATTCGACGGTGACAAAGGTGAACAACTTGCCAAAAAGCAGCCGTACGACTTGATTATTTTAGATATTATGCTCCCCAAAAAAGATGGGATACAGGTGTTGGATGCGTTACGTAAAGAACAGATAGAGACACCCATCCTTATGCTCACGGCAAAAGGAACTGTTGAAGACCGCGTAAAAGGCCTGGACACCGGTGCAGATGATTATCTCGTAAAACCTTTTGCTATCACGGAATTGCTTGCTCGAGTTCGTTCATTACTGCGTCGGAAAAAAGGTGCGGAAAAATCTGCCACAACATTAACCATTGCGGATCTTACGTTGGATCTTGTTGCCCGAAAAGTTATCCGCAGCGGAAAATTAATCGACCTGACCTCAAAAGAATTTTCGTTGTTGGAGTATTTCATCCGTAACAAGAATAAAACTCTGAACCGAAGCACCATCACCGAACATATTTGGAATTATAATTTCGACACTGGTACAAACATTATTGATGTGTACATCAACCATCTCCGGACAAAGATTGACGGTGGATTCCAAACCAAATTACTTCACACCATCCGCGGCGTTGGATACGTTCTGAAAGATCATGCCTAA
- a CDS encoding ATP-binding protein, which yields MKNLHRSIRFKLTLYYSLIVGGTLLGFALASYYYTEQNLLSSLDRSLYNEVVWLKNFIEPRASKVKVKKQRIKPKQQAANEKKSPTQEIRKSDEIEIVNTDSLDVEFDAIWNQIYEHTLLTPKKQIIQIKDRNGDILYKSGLGKEDITFDEVPQDITKLVTIWNAKGQPLRLAVSQDRTMKVYVAYPISEIDDVLSNLFSIFLFLIPVAVVISVGGGWFLATRSLKPVDDIARAARAITAHNLDQRIQFSGVDDELGRLVATFNEMISRLQLSFTQIQQFSSDASHELRTPLTIMRGELELALRSKKNSSEQYRTVLSSALEETMHMTAIIENLLTLAKADRGLTNFTKEDVWLRSIVQELFEDCEMLAEHKEITVTLGTLDDALILGDAVRIRQLLLNLVDNAIKYTPERGTVAISLIREQYQARIDIKDSGVGIPSEDISKIFDRFYRVDKARTRELGGSGLGLSISKWIADIHGGTISVESTVNSGSIFTVTLPLKPQSPQLEIFN from the coding sequence ATGAAGAATCTTCACCGGTCTATTCGATTCAAACTGACGTTGTATTATTCCCTCATCGTGGGTGGAACGTTATTGGGATTTGCCCTTGCTTCCTATTATTACACAGAACAGAATCTTCTTTCCAGCCTTGACCGTTCGTTATACAATGAAGTGGTATGGTTAAAAAATTTCATTGAACCTCGCGCCAGTAAAGTTAAAGTGAAAAAACAGAGGATCAAACCCAAACAACAAGCAGCAAATGAAAAAAAATCCCCAACACAGGAAATTCGAAAGTCCGACGAGATTGAAATCGTCAACACAGATTCATTGGATGTTGAATTTGACGCCATTTGGAATCAGATCTATGAACATACTCTTCTAACGCCAAAAAAACAGATCATCCAAATCAAAGATAGAAATGGCGATATCCTCTATAAATCGGGATTGGGGAAGGAAGATATCACGTTCGATGAAGTTCCGCAGGATATTACCAAACTCGTCACTATTTGGAACGCCAAGGGACAACCGCTCCGGCTTGCTGTCAGTCAAGACAGAACAATGAAAGTGTATGTCGCATATCCTATTTCAGAGATTGATGATGTACTCAGCAATCTTTTTTCGATTTTTTTATTTTTAATACCGGTAGCAGTTGTAATTTCCGTCGGCGGCGGGTGGTTCCTCGCAACGCGTTCACTCAAGCCGGTGGATGATATTGCACGAGCAGCACGGGCAATCACCGCTCATAATCTCGATCAGCGAATCCAATTTTCTGGTGTAGATGATGAACTGGGCCGTCTTGTTGCAACATTTAATGAAATGATTAGCCGACTGCAACTGTCATTCACACAGATACAGCAATTTTCCAGCGATGCATCGCACGAATTACGCACACCATTAACAATTATGCGCGGCGAACTGGAACTTGCGCTCCGATCAAAAAAGAATTCATCCGAACAATATCGCACCGTACTCTCCAGCGCACTCGAAGAGACAATGCATATGACCGCTATTATCGAGAATCTGCTCACCTTGGCAAAGGCAGATCGCGGATTGACGAACTTTACAAAAGAAGATGTTTGGCTCCGGTCGATTGTTCAGGAATTGTTTGAGGATTGTGAAATGCTTGCAGAGCACAAAGAAATTACAGTAACACTCGGAACATTGGACGACGCCCTCATATTGGGTGATGCTGTTCGGATACGTCAATTGTTATTGAATCTTGTCGACAATGCCATTAAATATACGCCGGAACGCGGAACCGTTGCGATCTCGCTTATTCGGGAACAATATCAAGCCAGAATTGATATTAAAGATTCGGGCGTAGGGATTCCCTCCGAGGACATTTCAAAAATATTCGATCGTTTCTACCGTGTGGATAAAGCCCGAACAAGAGAACTGGGCGGGAGCGGACTTGGTCTTTCCATTTCTAAATGGATCGCCGATATTCATGGTGGAACGATTTCTGTGGAAAGCACTGTGAACAGCGGAAGTATTTTCACAGTAACACTACCGTTAAAGCCCCAATCACCGCAGTTGGAGATCTTCAACTAA
- a CDS encoding amino acid permease, with amino-acid sequence MSSEPQKNTLARRLTLTNAIMVVIGSVIGSGIFLTPQNVAANVDVPGLMIGVWILTGLLTLAGALTNAEVASLIPEAGGQYVFFRVTFGQLTAFLYGWTTFIVYQTGSIAAIAVAFAKYLGYFVDLPHLGPELEAWQLPLLGNIFPLKNIGVTMVAILAIITVTTINYFGVQFGGMIQNIFTILKVVAIGAIIVLAFSSGKGNVDNFFPLWGMPSSGSLLAAVGVAMIATLWSYDGWNSLTYLAGEVIEPQKNIPRALIFGTLAVILIYVTTNMAYLYILPIGQIAQSKLVAADVMDAIFYGWGGAIISAMVMISTFGTVNATSMTTARVFYAMAKDKMFFKSMGEIHPKFRTPNKSLVVQCIWACILCLTGTYDQIFTYVIFAGWIFYALGGAAVFILRSKQPNDVRSYKVPFYPVIPIVFIIVATWFVYNTIVEQTADSMVGLFLVAAGIPFYLYWQKQMTKA; translated from the coding sequence ATGTCATCGGAACCACAAAAGAATACTCTTGCCCGCCGTTTAACACTCACAAACGCAATCATGGTTGTTATCGGCTCGGTGATCGGCTCTGGAATATTCCTCACTCCGCAAAATGTTGCAGCAAATGTTGATGTGCCGGGATTGATGATTGGTGTGTGGATTCTCACCGGATTGCTGACGCTTGCCGGTGCGTTAACAAATGCAGAAGTTGCCAGCTTAATTCCAGAAGCCGGTGGCCAATATGTCTTTTTCCGGGTTACATTCGGACAGTTGACTGCTTTTCTATATGGATGGACTACGTTTATCGTTTATCAAACCGGATCTATTGCTGCTATCGCTGTTGCCTTCGCAAAATACCTCGGTTATTTCGTCGACCTTCCGCATTTGGGACCGGAGTTGGAGGCATGGCAACTTCCTTTGCTTGGAAATATTTTCCCGTTAAAAAATATTGGTGTCACAATGGTTGCGATTCTTGCAATCATCACGGTAACGACAATTAACTATTTCGGCGTCCAGTTTGGAGGGATGATTCAGAATATTTTCACCATCTTAAAGGTGGTAGCCATCGGCGCGATTATCGTCCTGGCATTCTCTTCCGGAAAAGGAAACGTTGATAATTTCTTTCCGCTTTGGGGAATGCCTTCTTCCGGTTCATTACTTGCTGCAGTCGGAGTTGCGATGATTGCTACGTTGTGGTCATACGATGGTTGGAATTCCCTCACCTATCTTGCAGGAGAAGTCATTGAACCGCAGAAAAATATTCCGCGTGCATTAATCTTTGGAACGCTTGCCGTTATTCTCATCTATGTCACTACAAATATGGCCTACCTGTATATTCTCCCCATCGGACAAATAGCACAATCAAAACTTGTTGCAGCGGATGTGATGGATGCAATTTTTTATGGCTGGGGAGGTGCAATTATTTCGGCAATGGTAATGATCTCAACATTCGGCACAGTGAATGCAACATCTATGACAACTGCTCGTGTTTTTTATGCAATGGCAAAAGATAAGATGTTCTTTAAAAGTATGGGTGAAATTCATCCGAAATTCCGTACACCGAACAAATCGCTCGTTGTTCAATGCATCTGGGCCTGTATACTCTGTTTGACCGGCACGTATGATCAGATCTTCACGTATGTGATTTTTGCGGGTTGGATTTTTTATGCACTTGGAGGCGCGGCAGTGTTTATCCTTCGCAGCAAACAACCAAATGATGTACGTTCATACAAAGTTCCATTTTATCCAGTCATTCCTATTGTTTTTATTATTGTTGCAACGTGGTTCGTCTACAATACGATTGTTGAACAAACAGCAGATTCGATGGTTGGATTATTTTTGGTTGCGGCTGGAATTCCGTTTTATCTCTACTGGCAAAAACAGATGACGAAAGCCTGA
- a CDS encoding transposase: protein MIFEYGKYYHLYNRTNNKEKLFPQEENHLFFLLKFQTYLSLHCSVIAYCLMPTHFHFLIRIESNDTLQISKSIGVVLRSYTRAINKRFDRNGNLFQQNTKAKEITDERYLFILLNYIHQNPLRARLVTRLEDWKYSSYRMLIDSSAMTDSHGVTVDKKFYGEYFKTSNDFKQYSEELVQSVRSEYWI from the coding sequence ATGATTTTTGAATACGGTAAATACTACCATCTCTATAACCGTACGAACAATAAAGAAAAACTCTTTCCCCAAGAAGAAAACCATCTCTTTTTTCTCTTAAAATTTCAAACATATCTTTCTCTACATTGTTCGGTGATTGCTTATTGCTTAATGCCGACACATTTTCATTTTCTGATCCGTATCGAATCAAACGATACTTTGCAAATATCGAAATCAATAGGTGTTGTGCTCCGTTCTTACACAAGAGCGATCAATAAACGCTTTGACCGGAATGGAAATCTCTTTCAACAAAACACGAAAGCAAAAGAAATTACGGATGAACGATACTTGTTTATCTTATTGAACTACATCCATCAAAATCCACTACGTGCTAGATTAGTGACCAGATTAGAAGATTGGAAATATTCAAGCTACCGTATGCTGATAGATAGTAGTGCAATGACTGACAGTCATGGAGTTACCGTCGATAAGAAATTTTATGGAGAGTACTTCAAAACGTCCAATGATTTTAAACAATACTCTGAAGAGTTGGTACAATCTGTGCGAAGTGAATATTGGATATGA
- a CDS encoding biopolymer transporter Tol, with protein sequence MKKLLIVLALCSSFLLAQDGSFGKNKVQYKPFNWSFIQTSHFDIYFYDGGASIANFAAFAAESAYTSISNTMRYQLNNRIAIMVYNSHNDFQQTNVVGEYLEEGIGGVTELFKNRVVLPFEGNYRQFRHVIHHELVHAVMNDMFYGGSIQSIISNNIRIQLPMWISEGFAEYEALKWDTNSDMFMRDATINTYLPPIEFLGGYFAYRGGQSVFYYIANKYGDQKIAEVLHRIKSLRNVDAGFKSAIGLSVEELSERWHKEQKVLYWPDVAKREEPEDFSTRMTNHVKENNFYNTSPAISPQGDKLAFISDRDDYFDVYIMSTIDNKITKVVDGQRTKNFEELHLLTPGMSWSPDGKKIALAAKSGERDAIYLIDVNSGDEEKIEFDLEGIFTIDWSHKGDKIIFVGNTSYQSDIYSYDLSTKELKNLTDDPFSDSDPVWSPDGTKIYFVSDRKDNLSRNMLPANFKMVRAAYKQLDLYSLEVSSGTVVRITSDEGSDETSPVISPDGQKLLYVSDRNGNGNVYERNLVTQQDRPITNSITGVYQLSLSADGNKLAFSALDQAGFDIFLLKTPFEKKLDVAQLEPTEYIKRKQLSGKRNTDSLSALNAAEVKSDTTSVYGENVHIDFNHYVFNDEAPKQQESENIPTLNTKSLSISGNMDDDSNFIVNKYKLNFSPDIVYGNAAFSTFYGVQGTTMMAFSDMLGDHQIYFLTNLLLDLKNSDYVLAYYYLPAFIDYGVQGYHSARFLYLEDQIGVNLYRFRTWGISGSASMPLDRFNRFEFGISWMNLLRENLEYSVIPNQRRELLIPSIGYVHDNTLWGYTSPNNGSRYNVNAMVSPKLEKNSLDFQTYTADYRTYFKFWKTYSFVMRYSGGISTGKNAQRFFIGGTDGWINREFENGGIPIVNIEDFAFLTPALPMRGFNYNVKNGTKYALMNYELRYPFIQYLVTGGLPIALGNITGATFLDVGSSWTKEKAFRAFGKDSQGNIATQDLLIGTGMGVRMFLFGLPLKIDVAWSYNGSSFSVPKYYFSLGGDF encoded by the coding sequence ATGAAAAAATTATTGATCGTGCTCGCGCTTTGTTCATCATTTCTTCTGGCGCAGGATGGGAGTTTTGGAAAAAATAAAGTCCAATATAAACCATTCAATTGGTCGTTCATTCAAACAAGTCATTTCGATATTTACTTTTATGATGGCGGAGCGTCAATCGCTAATTTCGCAGCCTTTGCTGCCGAATCCGCATACACATCCATCAGCAACACAATGCGGTATCAATTAAACAACCGCATCGCCATCATGGTCTATAATTCACATAACGATTTTCAACAAACAAATGTTGTTGGGGAATATCTTGAAGAAGGGATCGGCGGTGTTACCGAACTGTTTAAAAACCGTGTCGTACTTCCGTTTGAAGGAAATTATCGTCAATTCCGCCATGTGATTCATCACGAATTAGTACATGCTGTAATGAATGACATGTTCTACGGCGGTTCCATCCAATCGATTATATCCAACAATATCCGAATACAACTTCCGATGTGGATTAGCGAAGGATTTGCCGAATATGAGGCTCTGAAATGGGATACGAACTCCGACATGTTCATGCGTGATGCAACAATCAACACATATCTTCCTCCGATTGAATTTTTAGGAGGATATTTCGCCTATCGTGGCGGTCAATCCGTTTTCTATTATATCGCAAACAAATACGGCGATCAAAAAATTGCCGAGGTATTACACCGTATAAAGTCATTGAGAAATGTTGATGCGGGTTTTAAGAGCGCTATTGGCTTAAGTGTGGAAGAACTTTCTGAACGTTGGCATAAAGAACAAAAAGTACTCTACTGGCCTGATGTTGCCAAGCGTGAAGAACCGGAAGATTTTTCAACCCGCATGACGAACCATGTAAAAGAAAATAATTTTTATAACACCAGTCCGGCAATTTCGCCCCAAGGAGACAAACTGGCGTTTATCTCAGACCGTGATGACTATTTTGATGTCTATATAATGTCCACGATTGATAATAAGATCACCAAAGTGGTGGATGGTCAACGGACGAAAAATTTTGAAGAGCTGCATCTACTCACGCCGGGAATGAGCTGGTCCCCCGATGGAAAAAAGATTGCTTTGGCAGCAAAAAGCGGCGAACGGGATGCTATCTATTTGATCGACGTCAATAGCGGTGACGAGGAAAAGATTGAGTTCGATCTTGAAGGAATATTCACCATCGATTGGTCGCACAAAGGGGATAAGATCATTTTTGTCGGAAACACATCGTACCAATCGGATATTTATTCTTATGATCTTTCAACCAAAGAATTGAAAAATCTTACGGACGATCCGTTTTCAGACTCCGATCCGGTATGGTCTCCTGACGGAACAAAGATCTATTTCGTTTCTGATCGAAAAGACAATCTTTCCCGCAATATGCTCCCGGCAAACTTTAAGATGGTCCGGGCAGCATATAAACAATTAGATCTGTATTCACTTGAAGTTTCCAGCGGTACTGTTGTGCGCATTACCAGCGACGAAGGAAGTGATGAAACTTCACCAGTCATTTCACCGGACGGTCAAAAACTATTGTATGTCTCCGACAGAAACGGCAATGGTAATGTGTATGAGCGAAATCTTGTTACACAGCAGGATAGACCGATCACCAATTCCATCACAGGCGTATATCAACTTTCTCTATCAGCGGATGGCAATAAACTTGCTTTTTCTGCTTTGGATCAGGCGGGATTTGATATCTTCCTTTTGAAAACACCGTTTGAGAAAAAACTTGATGTTGCTCAATTGGAACCAACGGAATATATTAAGCGCAAACAACTTTCCGGAAAGCGAAATACCGATTCCTTATCTGCACTCAATGCCGCAGAAGTAAAAAGCGATACAACCAGCGTGTATGGTGAAAACGTTCACATTGATTTTAATCATTATGTTTTTAATGACGAGGCACCCAAACAACAGGAATCAGAAAATATTCCGACGCTGAATACAAAATCACTTTCTATATCTGGGAATATGGATGACGATAGCAATTTTATTGTCAATAAATATAAACTGAACTTTTCCCCCGATATTGTTTATGGAAATGCAGCGTTCAGCACGTTTTACGGAGTGCAAGGTACTACGATGATGGCATTCAGCGATATGTTGGGCGATCATCAAATTTATTTTTTAACGAACCTGCTGCTTGATTTGAAAAATAGTGATTATGTGCTTGCCTATTATTATCTCCCAGCATTTATTGATTATGGTGTTCAAGGATATCATAGTGCGCGCTTCCTGTATCTTGAAGATCAGATTGGAGTAAATTTGTATCGCTTCCGTACGTGGGGAATTTCCGGATCAGCTTCGATGCCGCTAGACCGCTTCAATCGATTTGAGTTTGGTATTTCCTGGATGAATCTGCTCAGGGAAAATCTTGAATATTCCGTCATCCCCAACCAACGCCGAGAATTGCTCATTCCAAGTATTGGATATGTGCACGATAATACGCTGTGGGGTTATACATCACCGAACAATGGCTCACGCTATAATGTGAACGCTATGGTCAGTCCAAAACTCGAAAAGAACTCGCTTGATTTTCAAACATATACGGCTGATTACCGAACCTATTTTAAGTTCTGGAAAACTTATTCCTTTGTGATGAGGTATTCTGGTGGAATAAGCACCGGCAAAAATGCACAACGGTTCTTTATTGGCGGTACGGACGGATGGATCAATCGGGAATTTGAAAACGGCGGAATCCCAATTGTGAATATTGAAGATTTTGCATTCCTTACGCCGGCGCTTCCCATGCGTGGATTTAATTACAATGTAAAGAATGGAACAAAATATGCATTGATGAATTATGAGCTACGGTATCCGTTCATCCAGTATCTGGTGACGGGTGGGCTCCCTATTGCGCTTGGAAATATTACCGGGGCAACATTTCTTGATGTCGGTTCATCATGGACAAAGGAGAAAGCATTCCGTGCTTTTGGAAAAGACTCTCAGGGAAATATCGCGACACAAGATTTGTTGATTGGAACAGGGATGGGAGTGCGAATGTTCTTATTCGGACTGCCGTTGAAGATTGACGTGGCATGGTCTTATAATGGTTCTAGTTTCTCTGTTCCAAAATATTATTTTTCTTTAGGCGGAGATTTCTAG
- the rnr gene encoding ribonuclease R encodes MKTNQLRDQVIAYLSKRTKEGFKSRQLKRLFRISEESEFQELRHILHTMVDKGELKWTKQRGYHIAATSNKIQGTVKVDKRGNGVVTTNHGEVFIDKESLHTAFNGDVVDIAVFVSKKNKKNESSVNTGEVLNVVSRAHTQFGGTLQKSKSFYFVLPDDPTVKRDFYIPPEDLNGAESGDKVLVELVEWDDPYKNPEGRIISTLGAAGDPFVELRSVIQAYRLPTSFPKEVEHAAASIPAEIPQTEIDKRLDLRKTAILTIDPHDAKDFDDALSIEVLEGGSYRIGVHIADVSAYVTEGSVLDQEAFARGTSVYLANQVIPMLPEKLSNNICSLVPHKDRLTYTVFMNVTDKGRVRKYEFARSVINSKRRFTYEEAETILDNKKGEYSEELNQLWSAAKILRKKRMHNGSIDFDSPEARFTYDDKGKPVDIYIKKRLKSHQLVEECMLLANQTVAAHIETLQKNGEILPFVYRIHDLPDKEKLRTLEEFVRKFGHKLNVSQSSSTKDLQQLLLEIKGTKEENLINEVALRSMAKAVYSTDNIGHFGLAFEHYSHFTSPIRRYPDLLVHRLLWDYTNGMNEKRKQSMKKELPAMCKHCSEREKAAAEAERDSVKVMQVEYMRQHIGVEFEGIISGVIQYGVFVEINNILVEGLLHVRDLDDDYYVFDEKQYALIGERKGKRLRLGDSITVKVAKVTPERRQIDFVLVETDIKEEGKKKKGKQRRN; translated from the coding sequence ATGAAAACCAATCAATTGCGTGACCAGGTCATTGCATATCTTTCCAAACGGACCAAAGAAGGGTTCAAATCGCGTCAGCTTAAAAGATTGTTTCGCATCTCCGAAGAAAGTGAATTTCAAGAGCTTCGCCATATTTTACATACTATGGTGGATAAAGGAGAATTGAAGTGGACGAAACAGCGCGGATATCACATTGCCGCCACGTCGAACAAAATTCAAGGTACAGTGAAAGTTGATAAACGAGGAAACGGCGTCGTTACCACCAATCACGGCGAAGTTTTTATTGATAAAGAATCGTTACATACGGCATTCAATGGAGATGTTGTTGATATTGCGGTATTTGTTTCGAAAAAAAATAAAAAAAATGAGTCTTCGGTAAACACGGGCGAAGTCTTGAATGTGGTTTCACGCGCTCACACACAGTTTGGCGGGACACTGCAGAAAAGCAAAAGCTTCTATTTTGTCCTTCCCGATGACCCGACGGTGAAACGGGATTTTTATATCCCTCCCGAAGATTTAAATGGAGCGGAATCTGGCGATAAAGTGCTCGTAGAACTTGTGGAATGGGATGATCCGTATAAGAATCCCGAAGGCCGGATTATTTCCACCCTTGGTGCTGCGGGCGATCCATTCGTTGAGCTTCGCTCGGTAATACAAGCATATCGATTACCAACATCGTTTCCTAAAGAGGTAGAACATGCAGCAGCAAGCATTCCTGCGGAGATACCTCAAACTGAGATAGATAAACGGCTGGATCTTCGTAAAACAGCAATACTCACTATTGATCCTCACGATGCGAAAGATTTTGACGACGCGCTTTCTATTGAAGTGCTCGAAGGTGGTTCATATCGAATCGGTGTCCATATTGCCGATGTCAGTGCGTATGTGACTGAAGGAAGCGTCCTTGATCAGGAAGCATTTGCGAGAGGAACATCCGTTTATCTTGCCAATCAAGTAATTCCAATGCTTCCGGAAAAACTCTCCAACAACATTTGCAGTCTTGTTCCTCACAAGGATCGTCTAACGTATACCGTGTTCATGAATGTTACGGATAAGGGAAGAGTGCGAAAATACGAGTTTGCTCGAAGTGTCATTAATTCCAAACGAAGATTCACCTATGAAGAAGCGGAAACTATTCTTGATAATAAAAAAGGGGAATATTCAGAAGAGTTGAACCAACTGTGGTCTGCGGCAAAAATTCTCCGGAAAAAACGGATGCATAATGGAAGCATTGATTTTGATTCGCCCGAAGCACGATTTACCTATGACGACAAAGGAAAACCGGTTGACATCTACATTAAAAAAAGATTGAAGAGTCATCAACTGGTAGAAGAATGTATGCTGCTGGCAAACCAGACGGTAGCAGCACATATCGAAACATTACAGAAAAATGGTGAAATACTTCCGTTTGTGTACCGTATCCACGATTTGCCGGATAAAGAAAAACTTCGCACGTTGGAAGAATTTGTCAGAAAGTTTGGACACAAATTAAACGTGTCGCAGTCTTCTTCAACGAAAGATTTGCAGCAGCTTCTTCTTGAGATCAAGGGGACAAAGGAAGAGAATCTTATCAATGAAGTTGCATTAAGAAGCATGGCAAAGGCAGTTTATTCTACGGACAACATTGGCCACTTTGGTTTGGCGTTTGAGCATTATTCCCATTTTACATCACCGATTCGCCGTTATCCTGACTTGCTTGTGCACCGGCTCTTGTGGGATTATACAAACGGAATGAACGAGAAGCGAAAGCAGTCCATGAAAAAGGAACTTCCCGCAATGTGCAAACATTGTTCGGAACGGGAAAAAGCTGCTGCGGAAGCGGAAAGAGATTCCGTAAAAGTAATGCAGGTAGAATATATGCGTCAGCATATCGGCGTAGAATTCGAGGGGATAATTTCCGGTGTAATTCAATATGGAGTTTTTGTTGAGATCAATAACATTCTTGTGGAAGGATTGTTGCATGTGCGGGATCTGGATGATGATTATTATGTTTTTGACGAAAAACAATATGCCCTGATTGGTGAACGAAAAGGGAAACGACTTCGTTTGGGCGACTCTATAACTGTAAAGGTGGCGAAAGTCACTCCAGAGCGTCGACAGATTGATTTTGTCCTTGTTGAAACGGATATTAAAGAAGAGGGAAAAAAGAAAAAAGGGAAACAACGAAGGAATTAA